One genomic segment of Streptomyces sp. RerS4 includes these proteins:
- the treS gene encoding maltose alpha-D-glucosyltransferase codes for MMINDPVHDTFEDTPAKDRDPDWFKRAVFYEVLVRSFHDSNGDGVGDLQGLTAKLDYLQWLGVDCLWLPPFFASPLRDGGYDVSDYTSVLPEFGDLADFVEFVDAAHTRGMRVIIDFVMNHTSDQHEWFQQSRKDPDGPYGDYYMWADNDKQYQDARIIFVDTETSNWTYDPVRKQYYWHRFFSHQPDLNYENPAVVEEIISALRFWLDLGIDGFRLDAVPYLYAEEGTNCENLPRTHRLLKRVRAEIDAHYPDTVLLAEANQWPEDVVDYFGDFAKGGDECHMAFHFPVMPRIFMAVRRESRYPVSEILAKTPAIPERCQWGIFLRNHDELTLEMVTDEERDYMYAEYAKDPRMRANIGIRRRLASLLDNDRNQMELFTALLLSLPGSPVLYYGDEIGMGDNIWLGDRDGVRTPMQWTPDRNAGFSSCDPGRLNLPVIMDPVYGYQVTNVEAAMASPSSLLHWTRRLIEIRKANPAFGLGSYTELPSSNPAVLAFLREFGDDLVLCVHNFSRFAQPTELDLRSFNGRVPVELTGDVRFPPIGEWPYLLTLAGHGFYWFRLRNE; via the coding sequence ATGATGATCAACGATCCCGTCCACGACACCTTCGAGGACACCCCCGCCAAGGACCGCGATCCCGACTGGTTCAAGCGGGCCGTCTTCTACGAGGTCCTCGTCCGCTCCTTCCACGACAGCAACGGCGACGGCGTGGGGGACCTCCAGGGGCTCACGGCCAAGCTGGACTACCTCCAGTGGCTCGGCGTCGACTGCCTGTGGCTGCCGCCGTTCTTCGCCTCGCCCCTGCGCGACGGGGGCTACGACGTCTCCGACTACACCTCCGTGCTGCCCGAGTTCGGCGACCTCGCCGACTTCGTGGAGTTCGTGGACGCGGCGCACACCCGCGGCATGCGGGTGATCATCGACTTCGTCATGAACCACACCAGCGACCAGCACGAGTGGTTCCAGCAGTCGCGCAAGGACCCGGACGGACCGTACGGCGACTACTACATGTGGGCCGACAACGACAAGCAGTACCAGGACGCCCGCATCATCTTCGTCGACACCGAGACCTCGAACTGGACGTACGACCCGGTACGCAAGCAGTACTACTGGCACCGCTTCTTCTCGCACCAGCCGGACCTCAACTACGAGAACCCGGCCGTCGTCGAGGAGATCATCTCCGCGCTGCGCTTCTGGCTGGACCTGGGCATCGACGGCTTCCGCCTCGACGCCGTGCCCTACCTGTACGCGGAGGAGGGCACCAACTGCGAGAACCTCCCCCGCACCCACCGCCTCCTCAAGCGCGTGCGCGCCGAGATCGACGCGCACTACCCCGACACCGTGCTCCTCGCCGAGGCCAACCAGTGGCCCGAGGACGTGGTCGACTACTTCGGGGACTTCGCGAAGGGCGGGGACGAATGCCACATGGCGTTCCACTTCCCCGTCATGCCGCGCATCTTCATGGCCGTGCGACGGGAGTCCCGCTACCCGGTCTCCGAAATCCTGGCGAAGACACCGGCGATCCCGGAACGCTGCCAGTGGGGCATCTTCCTGCGCAACCACGACGAGCTGACCCTCGAAATGGTCACGGACGAAGAACGCGACTACATGTACGCCGAGTACGCCAAGGACCCGCGCATGCGGGCCAACATCGGCATCCGGCGCCGGCTCGCCTCGCTCCTGGACAACGACCGCAACCAGATGGAGCTGTTCACCGCCCTGCTCCTGTCGCTGCCCGGCTCGCCGGTGCTCTACTACGGCGACGAGATCGGCATGGGCGACAACATCTGGCTCGGCGACCGCGACGGCGTGCGCACGCCGATGCAGTGGACCCCGGACCGCAACGCCGGTTTCTCCTCCTGCGATCCGGGCAGGCTGAACCTGCCGGTCATCATGGACCCGGTCTACGGGTACCAGGTCACCAACGTCGAGGCGGCCATGGCGTCGCCCTCCTCGCTGTTGCACTGGACCCGGCGACTGATCGAGATCCGCAAGGCCAACCCGGCCTTCGGCCTCGGCTCGTACACCGAACTGCCCTCGTCCAACCCGGCGGTGCTCGCGTTCCTGCGCGAGTTCGGGGACGACCTGGTGCTGTGCGTGCACAACTTCTCCCGCTTCGCGCAGCCCACCGAACTGGACCTGCGGTCGTTCAACGGGCGGGTGCCCGTGGAACTCACGGGCGACGTGCGCTTCCCGCCGATCGGCGAATGGCCGTACCTGCTGACCCTGGCGGGCCACGGCTTCTACTGGTTCCGCCTGCGGAACGAGTAA
- a CDS encoding alpha-1,4-glucan--maltose-1-phosphate maltosyltransferase yields MIGRIPVLDVRPAVDCGARPAKAVVDEVFEISATVFREGHDAVAAHVVLRDPSGRLRPPVPLRELAPGTDRWGARVSAEVEGRWTYTVEAWSDPVATWRATAAVKIPAGLDVDLTLLEGAELYARAAAKIPKRDGREAVLAAADAMRDEDRPVERRHAAALAPAVDEAFAKRPYRELVTAAKPLPLIVERKRALFGSWYEMFPRSEGAVVEPGSAPVSGTFRTAAERLPAIAAMGFDVVYLPPIHPIGSTFRKGPNNTLSAGSWDPGVPWAIGSPEGGHDAVHPDLGTIEDFDAFVARARDLRMEIALDFALQCSPDHPWVDKHPEWFRHRADGTIAYAENPPKKYQDIFPIHFDTDMAGIIAETCRILRYWMDHGVRIFRVDNPHTKPVVFWQKVIADINKSDPDVIFLAEAFTRPAMMRALAAIGFQQSYTYFTWRNTKAELTEYLTELSDTRSASVMRPNFFVNTPDILHEYLQHGGRPAFEVRAVLAATLSPTWGVYSGYELCENEPVRAGSEEYMNSEKYELRPRDWAAAEREGRTIAPLITALNRMRRRNPALQQLRDLHFHTTDNEQVIAYSKHAAGNSVLVVVNLDPHHTQEATVSLDMPVLGLDWHGSLAVRDELTGDTYHWGRANYVRLEPGRTPAHVLAALRPSPPTGGSPTT; encoded by the coding sequence ATGATCGGTCGCATTCCCGTGCTGGACGTCCGCCCCGCCGTCGACTGCGGCGCCAGACCCGCCAAGGCGGTGGTGGACGAAGTGTTCGAGATCTCCGCCACCGTGTTCCGTGAGGGCCACGACGCCGTGGCCGCGCACGTCGTGCTGCGCGATCCGAGCGGGCGGCTGCGCCCGCCCGTGCCGCTGCGCGAGCTGGCCCCCGGTACCGACCGGTGGGGGGCCCGGGTGTCCGCCGAGGTCGAGGGGCGGTGGACCTACACCGTCGAGGCGTGGAGCGATCCCGTCGCCACCTGGCGGGCGACGGCCGCCGTCAAGATCCCGGCCGGCCTGGACGTCGACCTGACCCTCCTCGAAGGCGCGGAGCTCTACGCGCGGGCCGCCGCGAAGATCCCCAAGCGCGACGGCCGCGAGGCCGTGCTGGCCGCCGCCGACGCCATGCGCGACGAGGACCGGCCCGTCGAGCGCCGCCACGCGGCGGCGCTCGCCCCGGCCGTGGACGAGGCCTTCGCCAAGCGCCCGTACCGGGAGCTGGTCACCGCCGCCAAGCCGCTGCCGCTGATCGTCGAACGCAAGCGGGCCCTCTTCGGTTCCTGGTACGAGATGTTCCCCCGCTCCGAGGGAGCGGTGGTGGAGCCCGGCTCGGCCCCGGTGAGCGGCACCTTCCGGACGGCCGCCGAACGGCTGCCGGCCATCGCCGCGATGGGCTTCGACGTCGTGTACCTGCCGCCGATCCACCCCATCGGGTCAACCTTCCGCAAGGGCCCCAACAACACTCTTTCGGCTGGAAGTTGGGACCCGGGTGTGCCGTGGGCCATCGGCTCCCCGGAGGGCGGGCACGACGCGGTCCACCCGGACCTCGGGACCATCGAGGACTTCGACGCCTTCGTCGCGCGCGCCCGCGACCTGCGCATGGAGATCGCACTGGACTTCGCACTCCAGTGCTCGCCGGACCACCCGTGGGTGGACAAGCACCCGGAGTGGTTCCGCCACCGGGCCGACGGCACGATCGCGTACGCGGAGAACCCGCCGAAGAAGTACCAGGACATCTTCCCGATCCATTTCGACACCGACATGGCGGGGATCATCGCGGAGACCTGCCGGATCCTGCGGTACTGGATGGACCACGGCGTGCGGATCTTCCGGGTCGACAATCCGCACACCAAGCCGGTCGTGTTCTGGCAGAAGGTGATCGCGGACATCAACAAGTCCGATCCGGACGTGATCTTCCTGGCGGAGGCGTTCACCCGTCCGGCGATGATGCGCGCGCTCGCGGCCATCGGCTTCCAGCAGTCGTACACGTATTTCACCTGGCGCAACACCAAGGCCGAGCTGACCGAATACCTGACCGAGCTGTCCGACACCCGTTCGGCGTCCGTGATGCGTCCGAACTTCTTCGTGAACACGCCGGACATCCTCCACGAGTACCTCCAGCACGGCGGCCGGCCCGCCTTCGAGGTCCGGGCCGTCCTCGCCGCCACCCTCTCCCCCACCTGGGGCGTCTACTCCGGCTACGAGCTGTGCGAGAACGAGCCGGTCCGCGCGGGCAGCGAGGAGTACATGAACTCCGAGAAGTACGAGCTGCGCCCGCGCGACTGGGCCGCCGCCGAACGCGAGGGCCGCACCATCGCCCCGTTGATCACCGCGCTGAACCGGATGCGCCGACGCAATCCCGCCCTCCAGCAGTTGCGGGACCTCCACTTCCACACGACCGACAACGAACAGGTGATCGCCTATTCGAAGCACGCCGCAGGCAATTCCGTACTGGTGGTCGTCAACCTCGATCCGCACCACACCCAGGAGGCGACGGTCTCGTTGGACATGCCGGTACTCGGCCTCGACTGGCACGGGTCCCTCGCGGTGCGCGACGAGCTCACCGGCGACACCTATCACTGGGGCAGGGCGAACTACGTGCGTCTGGAACCGGGCCGCACACCCGCGCACGTACTGGCCGCCCTGCGACCGTCCCCGCCCACCGGAGGGTCACCCACCACATGA
- a CDS encoding GNAT family protein — protein sequence MHEVTPPVTPVPPAPQPVLPLPCGMVLRPWREADAAALVAAYEDPGIRHWNRPEPETPASAVARIRRWHGRWADGEAAMWALAAPGPHEAVGSIGIADIDRREASAEFLYWLLPEGRGRGAMEQAVRAVSHWAFTSGGLHRLRICHSVANPASCAVATRAGFPLEGTLREALRHDDGFHDEHLHARLATDGPVLAQPAAGL from the coding sequence ATGCACGAGGTCACACCCCCTGTCACACCCGTCCCGCCCGCCCCACAGCCGGTGCTCCCGCTGCCCTGCGGGATGGTGCTGCGCCCCTGGCGGGAGGCCGACGCGGCAGCGCTCGTCGCAGCCTACGAGGACCCGGGCATCCGGCACTGGAACCGCCCGGAGCCCGAGACGCCGGCCTCCGCCGTGGCGCGTATCCGCCGTTGGCACGGCCGCTGGGCCGACGGCGAGGCGGCGATGTGGGCCCTGGCCGCGCCCGGCCCGCACGAGGCGGTCGGGTCGATCGGAATCGCCGACATCGACCGGCGCGAGGCGAGCGCCGAGTTCCTCTACTGGCTGCTGCCCGAGGGTCGAGGCCGCGGCGCGATGGAACAGGCCGTGCGGGCCGTGTCCCACTGGGCTTTCACCTCCGGCGGGCTGCACCGGCTGCGGATCTGCCACTCCGTGGCCAACCCCGCCTCCTGCGCCGTCGCCACCCGCGCCGGCTTCCCGCTGGAGGGCACCCTGCGCGAGGCGCTGCGGCACGACGACGGCTTCCACGACGAACACCTCCACGCCCGCCTCGCGACCGACGGCCCCGTGCTCGCGCAGCCGGCCGCCGGTCTCTGA